The sequence TTTGATACCAATCCTTAATattcttacatttttatatagcAGTTTTTAAGATTTTCTTACGGTTATCGCGTTCgacttttcatttttaaaatctACGAGGACAGTCTTCCACAGTAGGATCGGACTAtagatatttatgaaattaaattttaattaacttatagtaacaatattttttaataattattaataagttCTAATTAGTAGAAAAAGTAATTCCTCCATCCATAAAAGGGTTAAAAAGCATAGTAGTAATAACATACGTTTTACACGATTCATTAATTACATGCATGCatgttttatgaatttttcctttatatatattaaaataattcgcCAATTTTTCAGCAAATGGCTACGGTGGTTTCACATACGTAATGGCCTTGTTTTTTCGATCGGGAGTGACGTTTATTTATCTCGATACAATTCGTGTGCAGGACTACGTGTACACCGTGACAGATGGTGACACTGACGACTATATTCATTCAGACTTGGCTTAGGGTTTATCGATTTACTCGAAGTTTTAGAGCTTCGCATAGTGAACTTGGTTTATTTCGAGCAACAACAAAAAGGTCGATGCGTGTGAAGTCTTTTCATTAGAGaaatcgttaatttttcgATGGTAACCGTATGAGTCATCTTGAAAACAGATCATACTTGCTGGTCATTTTGTTGACAACAGTGGAATAAGATAGACAGATAACAATTCTTTACCATTTTTGACGTTTGAACTGTCATCGTATCATCTGTgattttctacaaaatttGGAGTTCTCTGATTCACGCGCCGAAAAACTGGACAGGAGAATAAGTAATCATAATCTTTTTTATCCCGAAGGATATTACCTTCAAATCGAATCCTGTGTGCCTCTAGAGTAAATTACGAAAGTGATTTTTTATTGCGAATGATTATCTTAATGCGTTAATCAATGAGGATATAACCTCTAAGAAGGAGGTTACTGTCACACATAAAGAATAATTAAAGATTGCTTGTAGAAAACGTTGTAAGTGCCAAGAAACAAGTTTTTcaagagagaaaaataagTTATGCATTGATGTAGTCCAAATTCATGAAAGAGAAAAGTATATCCATAGAAAACCCTGTATGTGCCACCTCTTAATTGTAAAGAAAACTCAATGTTCCATTCACTTACATAGGTGGCATGAACAAAAGCCaaaaaacaattaattaatgtttattgacgcttatattttcttctatagTGGCGGCACTATGACATCATCCTCTAGCATTATTAGTAACTATTTAGAAAGGAAAAGTACACTTGAATTCTATATTACAgtattcaaaattaaaattattcaatcTTGGCACCTATAATGTTTTCTACAAGTACTTTTCAATtgcattttaatatatttctaatcTTGTTTAAGTAATATAAAAGTCAACATGGATATTGGCTTTTCGTCATACCACAATGGTGGACCCGCAAGGGAACAAGATTTTGGCAGATTATCGCAGACAATTGGAACGTCAATTTTGAAGATATCTCAAAATGGTAAATATATGAACTTTCTTTGTTgaaagatatatttaatattcattttgaTTTCTGTTTGACAGTATCTTCCATGCAAAAGATGGTTAATCAATTGGGTAGCTCTACAGACTCTCAAGAGCTACGGAATCAATTGTAAGTTGTTATCAAGAAGTGTTAATCAATTGCATTCTATGaatgcatattttatataatgtattttttaGGCATCAAATACAACATTATACACAACAGCTGGCAAAAGATACTAGTGTGCATCTTAGAGACTTGGCTATATTGGCTAATAATTCAGGATCTACCAGTCCTGGTGAACAGAGACAGCGTAAAATGCAAAGGGAACGTTTGCAAGATGAATTTACAAGTGCATTAAATTCTTTCCAAGTATGTTTACTTTGTTATTTTACCGTGTATATTCATTTACATTATTAGGAAACACAATAGAGAAACATTATGATATAGCGAAGCATCATGTATTTCTAATTTGTTTTATTCAGCAAATTTCCTTAGCAGGGTGGCTGTAGCCCACATACCACATGTGGCAGTGGCACACGTTCgtgaaaatttgtttgttaGAAATCGGTCATGATAGTTTTCATGATAGATAGCAAagtattatacaattatatcCCAAAGGGTCTTCTAGGATTTAGATGCTCATTACCGAGCATAACGGTTCTTGGTACTTCTTAGTGCTATGACCCTGTTGCCAAGCCACTATGTAATGGTCACCAACTCCTTCACCCCTGCTTCAAGGACAGATCACACTACGGACGGTCACGGATCACACACGACGGATGGTCATTTATCTATTACTCATAGCAACTCATACTCATAGTCATAATCTTTCGTTAGTTAGTCTTCATTATCATTCATAGTTACTCACTTTAGTTAGTTAGCAGTTATAGTTGTTTGTTGAAATACATGATTTTTAGTCTCCAACATGGAGTGTTCTTTCGAATCGTTTTATATTAGTCGGCATATCACGCgcaaaattcaataaactcCGAACGACTCACAAAGATCAACCGCGAGGAATAAGTATGTATAAATTAACTCTTTTAGGCAGTGCAAAGGCTTGCAGCCTCTAAAGAGAAGGAAATGGTTAGAAAAGCAAAAGCAAGTGCAGGTATTACTCCATTTGGAGAGAAGAAACAAGAGACATTAATAGAGTTACAAGATAGCAGAACTCAGAAGCAAATACAGCAACAGCAGTTAAAAGAGGAACAAAACTTACGAATGTTGGAAGAACAAGAAGCAAGTATAAAACAGTTGGAGGTACATTTCTTTACTTTAATGATATGTTATGAATTTTCTGAGCCGATACTATaatgattgatttatttattttgcagGATAATATTAGTGACATCaatcaaattttcaaagatCTTGGTGCTTTAGTATATGATCAAAGAGAAGTCATTGATTCTATAGAGGCTTCTGTTGAAAGAACAGAAGTATCTGTCCACGAAGCTTCTTCACATGTAAGACAAGCAactatgtataaaaataaactgCGCAAGAAAAAATGCATACTCGTTCTTATTGGAGCAGTCGTGCTGTCTATATTAATCGGAATCATAGCTTGGCAAAGCTCTTAAAGTATTTGATGGTACAAAATGACGGTAAAAGACGTAGCTGCACTGCATCTTAATTGCAAGGTACCATACTTGGtgtattttctaaaaaatctCCTGATTTAATTAAAGTCGCTTTACGAATATGAGGGAAGAGTAGTACTATCAATCAATGGAAGTGAACGTAATGGAAAAAACTTGCATCGTACTATATCTTATTAATAACATTCTTATAATTGTGATAATAAATGGTGCAAGATCTATTTTACGAATAAGATGTGCAACGGCAAGTCTAAGACTGCCCAGTCCATTTGTACGTTTCATTACTCAATGTGTAATATTAgtgcataaatatatatataaaaaagaaaaatatataaatatatacgtatatacgtatataggTCTATTCATGATATAGTTGTGATCAATAATTTCACATTATTTTATGGATTATAATATGTGAATATAGAGATTCATTTTGAACGATGCCAGCCTGCATTTTGAAAACTGAATCTCGCGTGAATTGTATGAATCGGTAAAGAGTGAATGTATCGGTATAATCATCATATAGTATGCAAATTGCGAACATACAACAGAGATTGTTCTTATTTCATTAAGATTAACAAAACATTAAGTAAAcattaagataaaaaaaaatcaatgCGGATATTATGAAACAGCAGAGtatatgaatgaaaaattaatgtaagctaattgtattatatttaagaatgttgatttattttagccAAAATGTAATAAATCATGTAAAATGAAGTACATATATCAAATTTGAacaaaatgatttattattactgAATTTAACAATTATTAAGTTATTTTAagacaaatttttactttgttttatatttgattaatgtaatattaaaagtatatattaaatcatcttatgtattaaaaaatttactttaatcTTCAGTCTAtcattttatacatattacaATACATGTGTAGGATTTACGATGATTCCCGCGTGCTAAGAGGAATACCAAACAAGGCTTCGCGCTGCACAAATAGATAATGCTGTTATAACGAGTTCATTAAATGCCAATAAGATTAGTGATAGAAGTTCGCAAATAGTACGCGAGTACTATAGTAATTAGTCTTGTAcaaaagaataatttataatgtCGAAAGAAATCATAACATTAATTATGCTGTTTAATGATTATTCATAACAAAAGGAAAAGCATGTGTTGCGAATATCAAGTTTCGAGGCAGAAGAAGGAAGAACAAAGGACGTCGTTGATAGGCGCAATGTTTTTGTGAAAAAGCGTTTATTCTTGGCACCGTTCAAGCGTCTGCTTGTGCCTGCCATGTCATGGTACTGGTGAGTTCTGGGAGTTGGCGCCAGCGGCAGGACGCCcctatgtaaaaaatattaattgaaataaaatgcgTGTCATATCGTTTCATATCGAAATGTGATGCGACTCATCGATTGTgtgtacatatgtacttaATACTTACTTTACTActtacatatacatgtatatgtacatgCTACCTATGTAAGTATTCACCAGTTATATCCGTGTCGTTCGACGGTTTACGTCTATGTTCACGCAATATGGAAGTGCATTAATTGTTTTGTTTGACATTTGCGCttctaaattaaatatatcgaaataataaaaaagaacgcGTACCAGACAgaagttttaaaaatataatgttgAAGCACATTTTTGGTGTAACTACGATTGTATTAATATGTTTGTCAGGATCTGAGGTTAGGTTATTAACATAGAAAATAGCAAAATCTAATTGTCATGATACATAATCCCTACAAACGAATTACAGGCGCAATATGATGATAAACGGTGCAAATGCATTTGTCCTAGTCTTCCATCCGTTATAAATACAACACAATCGTCGTCAGAACGaaaaacatatattataaatgttCCACCTTCTGAATGGTAATTGAAATTCCTAATACTTAATTAAGAAGCTTAATCCCATATATGTAACATGCATAAGTTATCAatgttatttttatgtaacttcATGTAAATTTTAATCTGCAGTAAATGTGAAAATGTTGTATTGTCAAAAGTGGGAGATCAGTTGAAAGgtaaagaagaaattttttGTTCACGATGTGATTGTAAATATGAAAACAGGAATACTACCATTATCAAAGTAAGTCTTTTTACTATTTCTCATTTAGTAGAAAGTTTATAAAGTAATTTGTCTTTTCAGATAGTAGTGATACTTGTTATTTGGGTTATATCTCTGTTAGTAATTTATATGTTATTTTTGATTTGCCTGGATCCattgttaaataaaagaattcatAAAGCTTCAACAAATATTGGCTATCATGAACACAATAATGAAGATGTAAGTTAATATggtttattatatacattaaagTCTAAAATATCAGATGTTTAGTTTGATATGTTATGATTATTTAAACCATCTTTGTTTTAATAGGATGATTCCTCAACAGCTCCTGGAACATTTCATGCCATGGGCGAAAGAGGTAATGTTTTAAATCGTGTCGGTCATCAACAAGATAAATGGAAACGTCAAGTTCGTGAACAGAGACGTAACATTTACGATCGGCATACTATGCTTAATTAAAGTGTACAATTCTGTTTATAGAaggaattaaatataataaataacaatacaAAGGCTGTGACATTTATTTGATGGCATTTACAGTTCTGTATATGTAATTTTTTCAGAGTATCttacatataaatatgtttaatTCCTTATATGAAATGATAAAAGTAAACAATTGAGATATTTGTAAATGCTAACAAATCTGATTATGGATGCTATATTGATATTACGTCAAATACATAACTAGTGATTTCTAAATTCTTTGAGTAGTGTATCAAACAGTAAAGTATTAAAGTGTGTTATTTCTATTGGtaagtgtatatatatttttatgaaatatttatttaaaaataaattgaactATTTTACAGCCTGATATTCATGAATTgttacataaataattttagtaCATTACTTTCCATAGCACGAGTAATACTCAATTTGTAGAAAATCAATACAATTTTACTTGTTTAGATCAATTCACAATCATTCAAAATttgaatatgaaattatttaacattatttgGACACTGCAGACGAGTCTTTATCACGTAATACATCTTCAAAAATGTTTTTGAGTGTATCATACAATGTTAAAACTAATGCTCCACCAGTACCTCTCAGAATATTTGACAGTGAACCTTTGAAAAAAGCACCAACACCTTCTGCCTTGGCTGTTTTGATCCAACAatctaatgtatttttatacatgATTTCTCTTTTACTACGTCCTGATTGCATCATCATACGTCTTCTAACTGTATCAAAAGGGTATGACATAACTCCAGCCACTGTTGTTACTACctgtaaataatattacatttgaaagtttgaaaataatcttaaagtaataaaaaatgacTTACTTGCGCAATTAAAAAGGTAATATGTAGGGGAGTATTTTTTGGATCAGGAAGCATGTTTTTTGTCGTATCATAAAGACCGAAATAAGTAGctctataaataataattcctTGAACGCTTACATTAAACCCTCGATATAAACCAATAAGGCCATCTGTCTTGAAAATTTTTACTATACAGTCACCCAGACCTTTGAATTCCCTTTTATCTCCTTGTCCAATATCTGCAGCCAATCTGCAAAGTATATCATTATTACATTATCGAGAGCTACATAAAGGTAAATGTATTACCTTGTACGTGCAAAATCAAGTGGATACACAAATAAAAGAGATGTTGCTCCAGCAGCTCCACCAGAAGCCAAATTTCCAGCAAACTGTCTCCAAAATGCATCTTTTGGAACGCCTTCCAAGAATATAGCTTTGAATTTGTCTTTAAATGCAAAATTTAAAGCTTGAGTTGGGAAATATCTAATTACATTAGCTAAATTTCCTCTCCAAAAACTAAGAAATCCAGTTTCTTTCGGTATACGTATAAATGCATCCATCATTcctaataaaatgaaaattatggtaaaccataaaaatattattttattttgtattgaGAAACATACCTTTGTACCGATCTTCTGGTCTTATTTGTTTTGAAGTATGTTGAACTTGGAGTAATAATTTTACCCTTTCTAATGGTGCTACTGCAGTTTTTGATACAGCTGCAGATATCCCACCAGCTAAAAAATCTATTATAAATGACTTGTATGCATccatattataaattttttaagacATGTCTTTAGAGATAAATTTCAGtttacaaagataaaattagTTGAAATTAGGGATCATAATGGTAACACAATTTCATAGATTAAATgattttatgtttatttcGACATAAAACATATCTTCATTATATTGAaactattataaataaatattaaccCACATATGTCATGAGCTTTTTTACAATGGTTTAGTTTGTAATTTctattgttttttgtttttgtttttgaCTTATAGCAATGGGATGGGCAAATTAATACACAGGAAATTTGGTTTTAACGTTTAATCGCTTTACATAAAATTGAATCTTCTTCTCATTAATTTAAGGCGTTAAATTGGTCATACAAATTTTGTCATCAAAGCTCTCAAACACGTTTCAAGAACTATATATGACTATCATTCTTCTTCGTACAAAGAGTTTTAGATCACAGTAAATTCTAGCTAAAATTGGCGCAAAATATATTAATGCATctttaaaggaaaataagaagTATAACTAAACATTAAgtaaagatatttaaatttcaggGACTAGATATAGTTACTTAACATCAAACCACATTGAACAAGTGTTAAATATTAGCACTTCCAGTTCTAAAATGCTCATACCCATTAATTACATTAATACTACTGAAAGGTATGTATAGCATATTTAGAGGAATGTTCTGGCACATAGTGGCAAAGTTATATATGTATGGACAAAACTGGACCATCTTTGGTCAATATGAAATTCGAAaagatatatttgtatttgcTTCTTTTCTCTCCTAAGTGCATAAAAGACtaattagaaatataataaacatagAAATTTGGTACAACTTTAACTTATTTcgtcaaataaaaataaaaattgtactaTCCATTGAGTTTCCAATATCCATTAAATAAAACACACATTCACTGCCTGTATAACTTAGGCATTTATTGCTATCTATTGTATATCGTTCAAGTAATGAGATACGGATGTTGTGCGAATATATTCACAATTtataatctatttttaaaaatgtataccattttgaatatatttccttgtaaaatattcattcaCAATTGGTATTAATAGAAAGTGATTTGTTATCTTCAATTAACTGGCAGTGAAAGTACCGAACGTTTTATCCAACGAAATGTCACTAAAGTTAAAACTTATAATTTGGCTCTAATATGCAACAGcatattaaaataaacgtGTATATCAAAGACTCGTTTAATACTTAATAATACGAGTATGAATGTGGTCAGGAAGTATTAAAAACTCTTATACCATTCGATTAAGCCGCATGAACAGACTgaaaaagaattataattatgatTTCTTTTATCAGTGTATTTcaaatacgattattttcCATGATTAGGCATACCTTTGCAATATCCACGCCTGTTAAATTTTTAACCAAATCCGGTACACGCGTTACTATATTAAACACTTCTTCAGTTAGCTTTTCTGCTCCAATAGTTCCACTTCCACTAGAAACCATTGTTATCTTTTTGGCTTGTGACAAAGGTGCTGCAACTTCAGCGGCAACCTATGAAATATAAGGTGTAAGAGGCGTTTACATTACTCAGTTAAAAAAAATCTTTGAAATTAAGATACaaattctttttcaattaCCTTTGGAAGAGTATCTAACATCATGTCTATCATAGCAGCACTCTTGTATTCATTCCATGCAGCTGCTTTCTTTGCCATTTGTTCCGCTTCTGCTTTAGCCTTTGCTTCAATGGCAAAGGCTTCTGCTTCACCACGAATTTTGATGGCTTCTGCTTCGGCTTCAGCTTCCATTACTAAACGCAGTTTATTAGCTTCAGCCATTTTTTCTAATCTgtgaatatataatatttattaacacttatttatcaattttctaaAG is a genomic window of Bombus huntii isolate Logan2020A chromosome 1, iyBomHunt1.1, whole genome shotgun sequence containing:
- the LOC126867717 gene encoding uncharacterized protein CG1161; its protein translation is MLKHIFGVTTIVLICLSGSEAQYDDKRCKCICPSLPSVINTTQSSSERKTYIINVPPSECKCENVVLSKVGDQLKGKEEIFCSRCDCKYENRNTTIIKIVVILVIWVISLLVIYMLFLICLDPLLNKRIHKASTNIGYHEHNNEDDDSSTAPGTFHAMGERGNVLNRVGHQQDKWKRQVREQRRNIYDRHTMLN
- the LOC126867671 gene encoding ADP,ATP carrier protein-like; this encodes MDAYKSFIIDFLAGGISAAVSKTAVAPLERVKLLLQVQHTSKQIRPEDRYKGMMDAFIRIPKETGFLSFWRGNLANVIRYFPTQALNFAFKDKFKAIFLEGVPKDAFWRQFAGNLASGGAAGATSLLFVYPLDFARTRLAADIGQGDKREFKGLGDCIVKIFKTDGLIGLYRGFNVSVQGIIIYRATYFGLYDTTKNMLPDPKNTPLHITFLIAQVVTTVAGVMSYPFDTVRRRMMMQSGRSKREIMYKNTLDCWIKTAKAEGVGAFFKGSLSNILRGTGGALVLTLYDTLKNIFEDVLRDKDSSAVSK
- the LOC126867692 gene encoding syntaxin-7, whose protein sequence is MDIGFSSYHNGGPAREQDFGRLSQTIGTSILKISQNVSSMQKMVNQLGSSTDSQELRNQLHQIQHYTQQLAKDTSVHLRDLAILANNSGSTSPGEQRQRKMQRERLQDEFTSALNSFQAVQRLAASKEKEMVRKAKASAGITPFGEKKQETLIELQDSRTQKQIQQQQLKEEQNLRMLEEQEASIKQLEDNISDINQIFKDLGALVYDQREVIDSIEASVERTEVSVHEASSHVRQATMYKNKLRKKKCILVLIGAVVLSILIGIIAWQSS